From the Candidatus Methylomirabilota bacterium genome, the window TACGCCGCCTTGGTGCCGCGGTTCTTGTAGAGCGGATTGTCGCGACGGTAGGCGAACGTCCGCACCTCGTGGCCGAGCGCGCGCAGCTCGTCCCGCATGTCCATGCCCATGTGCTCGGCACGCTCGAAGGGCAGCACGATCAGCCAGCGCATCGGGGCGAGGGTATCACAATCGGCATTGACAGGCGCCGCACCGGAGACCGACAATGTGCCCATCTTTCACATGGTTACGAGCGCTCTCCGCCGGCACTGGCCTCCGATTCTGCTCTTCGTCGGGCTTCTCGTCGCCTGGCAGCTCGCGGTGTCCGTTTTGAGGATCCGCGAGTACCTCCTCCCGAGCCCGTGGGCGGTGCTGCGGGCGGTCGTGGACTTTCGCATCCCGTGGTGGACCCACCTGTGGGTGACGAGCGCCGAGATCGTCGGCGCGTTCCTGCTCGCCGGCGTAGTCGGCGTGCTCCTCGGCACCGCGATCGCGTGGTCCCCGGCGGCGTCCTCCGCGCTCGTCCCGTTCCTCGTGTTCGTGAACACCCTGCCGAAGGTGGCGGTGGCCCCGCTGTTCCTGCTCTGGCTCGGATACGGCATCCTCCCCAACATGCTGATCGGCGCCCTCATCGGCTTCTTCCCGGTCGTCATCAACACCGCGGTGGGCCTGACGGAGGTGGATCCCGAGATGCTCGATCTGGGCCGCGTGTTCGGCGCGCCCAAGTGGAAGGTGTTCTGGACCATCCGCATCCCGAACGCGTTTCCCTACATCCTGAGCGCGCTCAAGATCACCGCCACTGCGGCAGTGGTGGGCGCCATCGTGGGCGAGTTCGTCGCCTCGCAGTACGGCCTCGGCAGCGTCATCGTGGTGACCCAGACCAATCTCAACACGCCGGTGGCCTTCGCCGCCCTGGTGTGGATC encodes:
- a CDS encoding ABC transporter permease; its protein translation is MPIFHMVTSALRRHWPPILLFVGLLVAWQLAVSVLRIREYLLPSPWAVLRAVVDFRIPWWTHLWVTSAEIVGAFLLAGVVGVLLGTAIAWSPAASSALVPFLVFVNTLPKVAVAPLFLLWLGYGILPNMLIGALIGFFPVVINTAVGLTEVDPEMLDLGRVFGAPKWKVFWTIRIPNAFPYILSALKITATAAVVGAIVGEFVASQYGLGSVIVVTQTNLNTPVAFAALVWISIVGLVLYGAVGLAARWLAPWAETGHAS